Genomic segment of Candidatus Eisenbacteria bacterium:
GGGCGAGCCGAGGTAGCCCGGCATCAACCCGAGGCGCCCGCTGCGATCAGGAAGCGACACGACGTTCCGGAGCGGCAGCACCGCATCGCCGCGGGCCAGCGTCGCCAGCGCGTCCGCCATGACATCGACGCACTCGGCCATCGGCAGCAGCCGCTCGACGTCGGATTGCGAGATGATGCGCACGTCCATGGACTCTCCCGTGAGAAGAACGACTATAGCGCCTCGCGCGGGATCAGCCCCGGGGCCCCGAATCCGCCGAGAATACGATAAGTCAGCGCGAGCGAGACCGCGCCGGCCCGAACGTACTGGTCTCCGATCATGAAACCGCTGGAAAGCTTTCGGTTGCTCTGCTGCTCGCTAGCGAGGATGGTGAGCTGGAGCCGGTCCTGCACATACCATGTCGCCGAGACGCCGTAGAGCCACGACCACCGGTCGTCTACCGTGTCGACGTCGTTCTGGAGAAGGAAGCGGTTGTAGTTCAGGAATCCCGAAGCTTCCCAGTGATCCGCCAGCATCCAACTCAGGCGTCCAGACGCCGAGCCCAGCGTTCCATCGACTCCCGACCGCGTCGGGAAGAGCGCCTCGCCCGACACATCGGCCTGCCAGCTCATGCCAAGCGGACGGTAGTACTCGCCGCGCATCCCCAGGAACGTCTCGTCGTTGGTGGCGTCCTGCTGGTAGGACGAGGACCCGGTCACCGGCGTCCACAAGGAATCGTCGACGGAAGTCTGAGTGAAACTGGATGCGTCGATGCGGGTCACGTAGCTCGCGTGCTGGTCCAGCAAGGAAGGTCCCACGAAGCCACCGACGCGTCGCAGAACCGGTGAGCGGGGCACCACGTCGGGCATCAACCCTCCCCTGGTGTGGGGCTCGCCCGCACGCAGGACGGCATCGGGGGTGAGTCCTCCGTCGGCAAGGACGCCGTCTTCCCGGAGGATGTCCTCGATGCGGTCCCAGATCGCGCGAGCCGGGCGCTCCCGAAAGAACTCGTACTGGAACCGGGTGGTGAGCAAGGCGGCAAGCTTCTGGCGTGCCGCGGGCGAGAGCGATCGTGTCAAACCGCCGGTTTCGAGGAGGCGTTCCTCCAGCACGCGAGCCTCGTAGATCGAGCTGGCATCCCGCACATGGCCCACTCCAATCATCAAGCGCGTCGAGACGGCTGTGGCGTAATCCCACTGCTCAGCGGACGCTCGACCGACATCCCGGATCGAACTGCCGCCGATCACCTGGCGGACATCCTGGCGCAAGCCGCTCCACTGCTGCCTGTATGAGCCCGAACCGAAGACACTGAGCTCGATTCCGATCGCTCGACCAGGGTAACGCCGGTGCGTGAAGCTCGCGTTCCAGTCTTCCACTCCCCGTCGGTCCTCGCCATCCAAGTACCCGAACCCGAATGTCTCCTGGTGTGTCCAACGGCCGAGTCCCGCGGCAGTGACGAGGAGCGATACCTGGCTCATCATGGGATCGGAATCGGAGAGCCAGACGAATCCGGTTCCGGCGCGGCCTGCCAGGGAACGGTCGCTTGCGTTCCTCACGGGGATGCTCTGGAACACCTGACTCCCATCCAAGCCGAGCTGGACCCTCCAGTCGATCAGGTCGTGAGCCGGAATTCGAAAGTCGTCGAAATCGTCGGCGGCCGCCGGACCGGATGCGGCCATCACGACCGTGAACACGACACCACGCCAACGCTTCATCCTCATGGCATCACCTCTCCCGCGGCTGGCGCGAAGACGGCCGCCAGACGCTCGGGATCGAAGTTGCCGCCGGAGGCAATGGCGACCACCGGACGGCCCTTGCGGGGAGCGATCTTTCCAGCCAATAGCGCCGCGGTGGCCGCGGCTCCCGAGCCTTCGACGTAGAGCTTGGCTCGGGTGATGAGCAACTGCATCGCCTGGATGATTTCGTCTTCCGTCACGGTGACGATCTCGTCCACCGCTTCGCGGGCGATATCGAGCGGCAGCGCGCCGACGAACGGCGGCGTCATTCCATCGGCCAGCGTGTTGGCCGGCCGCGACACCGGGATCGGCTTGCCCGCCGCCAACGCCTTGGTGAGACCCGGACCCTCCTCGAGCTCGACCGCGACCAGGCGCACGCCCGGTCGCAGTCCCTTCACCGCCGAGGTGACGCCGCCCATCAAGCCTCCACCCCCGACCGGAACCACCACCGTGTCGATCGCCTCCGCGTCTTCGACGATCTCGAGGCCGACCGTACCCGCTCCGGCCAGGACGACGGGGTCGTCGAACGGATGGACGAAGGTCATCCCCCGCTCGGCCTCGACCTGACGCAGCCGATCGAAGAGCGTGGCCCGGTCGGCATGCAGAATGACCTCCGCGCCATAACCGCGCACGGCCTCGAGCTTGGAGCGCGGCGCGTCCTCGGGCATCACCACCGCGCACGCGGTGCCGACGGCGCGCGCCGCCCACGCCACCGCCTGGGCGTGGTTGCCGGCCGAGACCGTCACCAGGCCCCTGTCCCGCTCGGATTCGGGAAGCGAGAGGACCTTGTTGAGGGCGCCGCGCGGCTTGAACGAGCCGGTCTTCTGGAAGCTCTCGCACTTGAGCGACACCGGCGCGCCACAGCGCTCGCTGAGCGTCCGGCTCGACCACAACGGCGTCCGATGGACACGGCCGTGGATGCGCTCGGCGGCGGCTCGGATCTCGGCCAGAGGAATCACGCGCGGCATTGTACGTGCGGGCCTCCTGGGAGCAGAGTGGCTCTTTCTCGTGGCAGAATGGTGGCAGGCTGTCGATAATTTGCGGGACTGGATTCCCGTCATTCCTGGAGGCTTCCTTGCGCATCGCCGCCATCGACATCGGCACCAACTCGATCCACATGGTCGTGGCCGAGGCCACGAGCGGCACCTCCTTCGAGGTGGTCGAGCGCGAGCGCGAGGTGGTGCAGATCGGCCGCGGCTCCTTCCACGGCAAGCGCTTGCGGCCCGAGGCGATCCGCCGCACGGTCGACGCCCTCGCCCGCTTCGTCCAGCTGGCGCGGCGGTTCCAGGTGGATCGCATCCTGTGCACGGCCACGGCGGCGGTGCGGGAGGCCAGGAACGGCGGCGACTTCCAGTCCGCGGCGCGGAGGGTGAGCGGGATCAGCCCGCGGGTCATTCCGGCGGAAGAGGAAGGCCGCCTCATCTACCTGGCGGTCCGGG
This window contains:
- a CDS encoding ornithine cyclodeaminase family protein; this encodes MDVRIISQSDVERLLPMAECVDVMADALATLARGDAVLPLRNVVSLPDRSGRLGLMPGYLGSP
- a CDS encoding threonine/serine dehydratase, producing the protein MPRVIPLAEIRAAAERIHGRVHRTPLWSSRTLSERCGAPVSLKCESFQKTGSFKPRGALNKVLSLPESERDRGLVTVSAGNHAQAVAWAARAVGTACAVVMPEDAPRSKLEAVRGYGAEVILHADRATLFDRLRQVEAERGMTFVHPFDDPVVLAGAGTVGLEIVEDAEAIDTVVVPVGGGGLMGGVTSAVKGLRPGVRLVAVELEEGPGLTKALAAGKPIPVSRPANTLADGMTPPFVGALPLDIAREAVDEIVTVTEDEIIQAMQLLITRAKLYVEGSGAAATAALLAGKIAPRKGRPVVAIASGGNFDPERLAAVFAPAAGEVMP